CGCCGCCGCCCAGATGTAGACGGCGTTGTAACCCGCCTCGATCGGGTCGGCGACCACGCGGTCCTCGCCGTACTCGGCCTTGAAGGCCTCCACGAACTCGGCGTTCTCGGGCGTGTCGGTGGTCTGGTAGTAGTTCCACGCCACCAGGTGGCCGACGATGTTGTCGACGCCGATGCCGCCGACCTCCTCCTCGGCGATGGACACCGAGAGCACCGGCATCTTGTCGGCGGTCAGACCCAGGTTGCGGTACTCCTTGAAGAAGGCCACGTTGGAGTCACCGTTGAG
The nucleotide sequence above comes from Acidimicrobiales bacterium. Encoded proteins:
- a CDS encoding transporter substrate-binding protein; translated protein: LNGDSNVAFFKEYRNLGLTADKMPVLSVSIAEEEVGGIGVDNIVGHLVAWNYYQTTDTPENAEFVEAFKAEYGEDRVVADPIEAGYNAVYIWAAAVEKAGSFEVDAVKEAAKGLELDTPEGPITVSDWNQHISKTARIGQINAEGLIDEVWASDGPIEPDPCLEDYPWAEGLAQGECDAAHAAAE